The following coding sequences are from one Virgibacillus necropolis window:
- a CDS encoding M24 family metallopeptidase: MQLRITNEEILMRQESFLKKLSDKNIEGAILFKDIDIFYLTGFRFIATERPIALIIDPNGTTFLFVPLLENDYAYENANVDNIITYPEYPGLKHPMDYLNEQLISLDFNNINFGVDSDGYSSPYGYRGPRLSEIFDNKRFTNINNVVEEMRFVKSEGEIELIKESCRWGNLAHRLLQKYSRTGLSEIEVSMKATSEATLAMVDTLGSGYTPLGKPAFAEFRGQIGPMSAFPHVTTQNLTLRKGDNLVTWGAADVWGYQSELERTMFVEEVSSEQEKYFNFMYEAQEIAFNNIKPGQLVSTVDKEVQRFIDVSGIRQFVPHHTGHSIGLMMHEAPFFDLGDDTIMKPGMVFTVEPGIFVKGIGGFRHSDTVVVTESGMEKLTYYPRDLASLIC, translated from the coding sequence ATGCAATTAAGAATAACAAATGAAGAAATATTAATGAGACAAGAGAGTTTTCTTAAGAAGTTATCTGATAAAAATATTGAAGGAGCCATTTTATTTAAAGATATAGATATTTTCTATTTAACAGGTTTTCGATTTATTGCTACCGAAAGACCTATAGCATTGATAATAGATCCTAATGGCACTACTTTTCTTTTTGTTCCTTTATTAGAAAATGATTACGCATATGAAAATGCCAATGTTGATAACATTATTACCTACCCAGAATATCCTGGATTAAAACATCCAATGGATTACCTTAATGAGCAATTAATAAGTTTAGACTTTAACAATATTAATTTTGGGGTGGACTCCGATGGATACAGTTCGCCATATGGTTATAGAGGTCCTCGTCTAAGTGAAATTTTTGATAATAAAAGGTTCACTAATATTAATAATGTTGTTGAAGAAATGAGATTTGTTAAGTCTGAAGGAGAAATAGAATTAATAAAAGAATCATGTAGATGGGGTAATCTAGCACATCGACTTTTACAGAAATATTCGCGTACAGGCTTAAGCGAAATTGAGGTTTCTATGAAAGCAACTTCTGAAGCCACTTTAGCTATGGTTGATACATTGGGTTCAGGGTATACACCACTTGGTAAACCAGCATTTGCAGAATTTAGAGGACAAATAGGACCAATGTCAGCTTTCCCACACGTTACAACACAAAATTTAACTTTAAGAAAGGGCGATAACTTAGTCACGTGGGGGGCAGCCGATGTATGGGGATATCAAAGTGAGTTGGAACGGACTATGTTTGTTGAAGAAGTGAGTTCGGAACAGGAAAAATATTTTAACTTTATGTACGAAGCACAAGAGATTGCGTTTAATAATATTAAACCAGGTCAACTAGTTTCAACCGTAGATAAGGAAGTGCAAAGATTTATTGATGTAAGTGGTATCCGCCAATTTGTGCCACATCACACAGGTCATTCTATTGGTTTAATGATGCACGAGGCCCCTTTTTTCGATTTAGGGGATGACACTATAATGAAACCTGGAATGGTGTTTACAGTAGAACCGGGTATATTTGTAAAAGGAATAGGTGGATTTAGACATTCAGATACTGTTGTAGTTACTGAAAGTGGTATGGAAAAGTTAACCTATTATCCCAGAGACTTAGCATCATTAATTTGCTAA